The genomic region taataaaaaaaaaaagcacatgaaACCAGAAGCTCTGACCTGATGAAAAGTCATCACCCCTTTCGCTTTCTGGTTTCAGAGTAGAGTGAAAGCTGGAAGTGGAAGAACCATGGCAGGGCAGTGGGCAAACACAGACTTGGTGAGGTTGCAGCTCACGACAGGATTCCCAGCAACCAGCCCTTCCCAGCCTCAACGTTGCTCAGCCTCCACCCCAAGGAAGAGTTTTGTCTAAGCAGGGGGTACAAGAGGGGACTCCCTCTCTCCTGCTACTGTATGTGGTGTTGCCCTTCTGGTGATGAAGGCCAAGGAATGTGCTTATTCTTCCAATGCTACTCTCAGCTCCTCCAGGTCCTTGTGGCAGATGACATCCTAGGATGAacgggagggagaaaaagaaagggctgAAGGGGAGAGGAACAGAATGAGACTGACTAGAGGCTTGTCCCATCCCTACCTCCCCCAAACCATGTTTTCAGGACTTCTTAGCACTCATCATTGCTCAGCCTAAGAATGAAGAACACATTTTAACAGGTTATCTTCCCCATATGCTAATGGAAGGTGCTGAATTTCTAGGCATTGAAAAGGAACAGATTTGTTTGAGTCCTAACATCAGGCCAATAAGGTgctaaggtcagaagccaggagAGTAAGCTAGGCCTGACATCAGTGTTCCTGAAAGTTCAGGACAGTTTCCCAGTCCCAGTCTAAACAGACAAAGCTCATGAGACATGAGGAACGTTGGGTGAAGAAGGGACTAGAACGAAGAGAGCTGTGagataccagaaaaaggaaagacaTGGATAGCTACCTCATTAGTGACATCTGGCAGGTCCAGGGCCAACTTCATCCAGTGCCCAGCTTCAGAATTGTTCCCTAGCTCCTTGTAGCACTAGAAAGAAGACCGTAGTGACCGTCATTAAAGGAATCAtgtctttatgaccccatttggggttttcttggcagagatactgaagtggtttgccgtttccttctccagctcattttacaaacaggttaagtggtttgcccaagatcacatggctagtaagtgtctgaggcctgattcgaactcaagaagatgagtcttcctgattccaggcctgccGTTCTGaacactgtgccatccagctgccctcATTAACAGATACCAGGAGCCTTGAATAGGAAGTAGAGAAAAGGGCAGGCAGAGGGCATATGCCACGGATTCAAGCTGAAGGTTCAGTTTAACATGTTCATTAAGTATGTGCAGAACACTACACTAAGTGATAAGGGAGAAGATAAGACAGTCCTATGTAGCCTCAGAGATGATGACTGGGGGGGCGTGGTGTGCGGGTGGAGGTAAATCTTATACATATCCTGCTATACTACAAAATGGAAGatactatttttcaattttttatttatttcattaaacattttccaaatacatgcaaaaaatttaacaataattttttaacttttgaattctaaattcgaggatatcattgttattatcatcactaaTAATAGCCTTTATTTGaaacttgaaggtttgcaaagtgctgttcATATAGTTTGATCTTATTTGGTATTAAGTGCATAAGAAAAGTAGAGTGATGCTGGAGAATCAAGGCTGTCTTGTTAACTCTCCTTCAAACAGTTGCTGCACTCCTCAGAGTCACTTCCTGCCACATATATATGATGGGCGGGTGATTCAGATGCATGGTTACCAAACTGtacctaccctttgacccagcaatgggACCCATGGGCACATACTGGTCAAAGACAGAAACCAAAGGTCTAATGTGCgtgaaaatattcatagcagtactagtggtggtagcaaaaaaagagaaaccagccctggagtcaggaggacctgagttcaaatccggcctcagacacttgacacgtactagctgtgtgaccttgggcaagtcacttaaccccaattgccctgcccaaaaaaaaaaaagagagagagaaacaaagtaggtgtttatcagtgggggaatggctaaaaaccAAAGCTGGAACATAAAAATTGAGAACCTTTATGTACTAGGATTTTCAGTAATATAACATTTTGCTAAGACTGACCATAACCTTTTGTCCTTCCATGTCTGTCTTCCATTACCTCGCTCTGGAATTTGCTTCTTGTTCTCCCTGAAACTTCTAACCCAAGCCCCCTTCCCTGTGCACAGATCCTGCTCTGGCCTCATCTTCTCCACCTTGCTAATCCTTAAGCGTAATGCAGCAAATAGAGTTCTAGCTTTGGAGGCACTTGGGACTTAAGGACTTGGGTTGGATTTCCAACTCTGTCACCTAATCCATTAACCAATAAGCCctcctgtgttccaggcactaagTGCTgaaaaatcaaacagtccctgtctttaGTAAGCTTACATTTTACCAGAGGAAACATGATCACACAAACgaatgaatacaaggtagtttgaggaGGGGGAGCACTAGCAGCTAGGGGGTTAGTGTGGACAAGAATCGAAAAACTTTATGTAGGAAGCAGCACTTAAGCTGAGTcctaaaggaaaccagagattctaaaGAGCAGAGGCAAGGAAGGAGTAGGAGATGGAAGGAGGTATGTACATAAAAGGGCTTGGCTGAACGTGGATCACAGTGTGCATTAAGAGGAGAAATGTGTGTGACTGACAAGGCAGGAAAGGGGCCAGGTGGTATGCCCTAAATGCCAAACCAAAGAGTTTTTATTTGGTcttagaggtaaaagggaaccactGGACCTTAGCCAAGTAAGGCAGGTTAACTGCCTTagtcaaaaatgaaatgaggacTATTGGAATTGCTAGTCCTTTGGGGCCAGATAATGTTGAAATCTATGAATGAAATCTAGTAAAAGATTACTGTATGGTACAAAATATGACAAGAAATTTGGGGAATAGAAAGACTGATTAAGAACAGATactgtaaaataagcagaaccaaacaACACATAGACGACAACAGTGCAATGAAGAGATTCCTCACAGGAAGCTAAGCTCTGAGTAAATGACTGATGGTCCTggagaagcaaaaatgaaaccTACTGACCTCCTAATGGCAGAGGGGAGCTCCTGTTAGGACAGGGGTGTCGTGTTGAACTGCTTCTAATACTAAGGAAAGGCTCTCTGAAAATTAGTGTCACGTGAAGACAAAAGGCAGCAAACATATTTTTAGGTCATTCTGTTACCTTGGAGATGTACACACGTCCagctttggaaaaacctggacttaGTTCTTCTACCTTAAGAAAGGAGACAATCGGGTCAATAACAGGGTCAATCTAGCCCTCCAGAAGACACCCTCAAGCCAAACCTCCATTACAAGCCCCTGACATCAATGAGGAAGCCTTTGAgtcccctcccaacccccccaGATCAGAACGAGGCCATGTGTTTCCCACACTGGGGTGGAATCTTGCACACCCCCTGACAGCTTTCTTGTTCCCGCCCTctgtcctcctctcctctcctgataCCTTCAGAAAGCTTTGCAGAGCATCTTGGACAGTGGCACTGGGAGGGCTCTCGAACAAGGCTCCAGCTGTCTTCTTCTCTAGCCAAGTCAGATGAGACACCTGCCACCAAAACCACAAATTATAATTAAGTTGGGCAGGGAGAGGATGGTCAGAACTCACCCCACTGCAACCTGAGACATGCACACATAACCTCTTGTGATGATTATGTTCAGTGCATTATCagtgccttttcattcattcggTATTTACTGCCATTCTATAGACTCATgagttcttcaaaaaaaaaaaaaaatccaacttgaCTGGCCCAGGTTATGGCCTCCTAAGGTGACTGAAGGCCCTAGGAAGGGGCTCACCTGGTAACACCATCTTCCATGGAGGAAGTGAGACTTGGGGTTGTCTGGCTGGAGGGCAATAGCTCTGTCTATATGAtcctggggaggaggaaaagcagtTACAAATCAGATCTGAAGGGCCAAACCCAGGAAGCTGGGGGAACACCACGGAGTAAGAGTGCCGCTCTGAGAAGACAGGGTAAAGGTATGAAGAGCTGGGGAGGCAGCCACTGCCTCACTGGGGTCTGATTTTACAAAGAGGTTATTTCTCACCTTGAAGATATAGCCGCTCTGGATGCGCCTCTGGATGCCTTCATGCTCAGCCAGCTGACCACACAGTACTGCATACCTAGCAAAGAGGCAGAATCTGACGACCAAGTCTATCAAAAGGCAACATCTCCATGCAAGAGGCCCAGGGCATTTCTCTATGCCCAACCTACCGTTCCACTGCTCTCCAAGGGCCTCCACAGCACCTTTCTCTGTTGCAATTTGTGCTATCATATACTCTGCCCTTAGCTTCCATCTCTCCAGGGCAgaagaatggaagagaatgttgGTGAAAAGCAAGGACTGACTCAGAAAGTCACTCAACTGTATATACCTTTTGATTCAGTGGTTACCACTAGTTGATACAAACCCTGAAGGGcctgagacaaagagaaaggacccatatgtacaaaaataattacagaAGCATTTTCTGTTGTAGCAGAGAATTAGAAACAAGGCAGAtgccatcaattgaggaatggctgaaaaacacTATATAATATGGACATTAGTGGAATAtcattttgccataagaaattaaaGGCAGAGTTTCTAAGAAACCTGGAGTGaaggaggcagaaccaggagggcCAAGAAAagactttgacagacttgacaGGTCCTATCGATGTAACAACTCTAATTGAGACAGTGATCAGAGGTGACAACTGCAGGTGCAGAGTGAGACGTACATCTTCAGATATGACCAATTCAACGCAACTTTGTTTTGACAggactatgcatatttttcaCAAGGAAAGGCATCAAAGCCAGGGATAGTAATAGtgatagagaaaaatgaaacaaaagagctttcataaaacaattttttaaaaatacacacaagATGGAATTAAGTTCAGAAAGCGACACAGATAAGCAGGGCAGTACTGGCACTACTATGGATGGTGGTAAATTTAACATAAAATGCTAAGCTTAATGCCACACCAAGACTttttagatacacacacacatacgcccatatgtacatacatgtgtatactgAAGATGTGTATATTATGTGGCTATAGACGACACAGATAGATAAATGGCTGGATGGCTGGATAGAATTTCTAAGAAATATTTACGATTGTTAGCAGGGTCTCAAGTTAGAGCCAGTCCAAATGTGGGTCTCAGAAACTACTCAAGGAGGGAACAGCCAAAAATGTCATAGAAATTTGGGTAAAGGGACAAGATCTTAAGACAAGTTCCATCATAGGGCACGGAAAGGATTGAGAAAGATCTTATTTGAAGCTGGCACCTGAACTGAGCTTAGAAGGAAACTTGGACTTCCCGGAGGCAGCTATAAGGctaagtgcattccaggcatgaaggatgcGGGATAGAGTATTTACATGTGAGGACCCACACACAGAGGGTCAGTTTGACCAGATCAGAAATACTAATAAGTATTTACTATTACCAGAACTTCCTGGGAGCAGTTGGGCCCTGCAAACCTGATCTCCTTGTAAAAAAAAGGGCAGGCAGGCCAAAGGGCCTGGTGACTGAGAACCAGAGCAGATGGATATGATGCTCTCCAGGAGCATAAAACCCTGTCCTCCTCTGTCCCACTTGCCAGATACGTAGGTAGCCAAAGGGATGGCaggaaaagcaagaaacaaaaacataagaTAGCAATATTTTCACTGAAATTCAGGACTTCCAGGACAGTGAATTTCTGACTAAGCTCTGCCCCAGGACAGCTACCAAGACTTTGACTCATGAGGTCATAAAcggggttgatttttttttttaacgccAACAGAAGAATCTATCTCACTAACCAGACCTGGCAGTTCTGTACACTGCGTACAAAGTTTGTGGACAGATTTCCCCACCCAAGCTAAGCGAAAGCTGAAGTCCATCAGTCAGGACTGCACACTAGAATCAAGGTGTCTCACTGTAGCTTAGCCAAACAGGTTTAGACATCAGGCACattttccctgccttcctcaaCCCACCCTCCACCCTACCAACCCCGAAACAACTCATTTCTCGGAACCTCATTTACTATGTTGAGTTTCTCTACCTCATATCCAGGGCTGCTTCAGTCAAAACCATCCAACACGTGCACACAAAATCTAGGTGCTGTCCTGCACAGCCTTTGCTCCAAAAAAGCAGATCCTTCTGGTTTTACAAGGGGCCAAAAAGGAATCCAAACCAGAGCTCTCCTAAAAACCTACGGCAGAGGTGACTCTGCTCATTGCCAAGGCAAAAAATACGAGTCCCAAAATGCTTCCGGTTGTGAGCCAAGGCCCTAAATAAACCACCTCCTGTACCCACGGCTGGCTCTTTCCCCCCAGAGCCCACAGGACGCCATTTACCACTGGTGAGACTCGGCACTCTCATCCCCCTTCTCCAGGGCAGCCTccgcttcttcttttcctaaaagagaaaagacagtgCCAGAAGTCAGCAATATATTCTAGAGGATTCTTTCCTACCCAAAGCCCACaaggatctttaaaaaaaaaacaaaacagggaagggaaagatgCCTGCTGTACTCCTCACTGTTCAATACTCAGTGGGAGCCAGTTTAGAAGTGGCAGATCACGTATACATTGCTTACCGCCCCCAAAAAGTCATTAAGACATCCTCTGTACCCCTCAGGCTGCTCCCGACACCCCTAACACTTATCCATAGTCCCAACTCCTCTCCTCCTCAAGAGACTCCATTGAGAAAATGCCTGTGAAGTGCTGGGCAAACTTTTAATGCCCTATGTATGTTGGCTAttattagaattaaaaggggagATAAAtcccaatgatttttaaatagtgAGAGGTGTTGGGATTGTTTCTGAAACCAAAAAATTAAGTACACTGGTTAATTAGAACCCTCAGGTAGGTAAAATTGGGATTTGTCAATAGAAAGTCTcttcaagaagagaaagaagcaaagtatttttttaactttttataaaACTTTAATCCCAATtttcagggtttgttttttttatctgaGGGCAGTATAAATTCAGCCCAGCCTCCCTATACTATTTAAACTACCATTCAAGAAGAATTCATGTTCAAAATGTTGATGCTAAGGCCCTAGAAAGACTTAAATTATCAAAGACAGACACCAAAAAGCCATTTTCTTCCTATTATACAAGCAGAGGTCTATTCTCAGGGCAAGATAACTTAACGGTGTGACCTGTTTCAGGTTCCTTTTAAGCCCAGGATTTAGAGCAACCTCACAAATGGCTGGCTTTGAAAGTGATCACCCCACAAGGAGTAACCCAGAACCCTGATTCTCCATGTGGAAGCACTCCCTGCTCCTAAGGACAAAGGTTTTTGTGATAAGACTTGATGGATGGATCACAGGAACACTGGGCCAGCAGCAGAGTCACAGACCTTCTGGACTGAAATAGGTGAAGGGGCCCCTAATCCACACTAAATATGAGTCCTCCAGAACATCCCCAGCAGCAGTCATCTGGCCTTCACTTGAAGACCCAGGCCTTCtcatccccacccctgccccatgcATGGCAAGAGAAATGAATTCACTATCGTTTAAGGCAACCAGTTCTTTGGGACAAGTATAACTGctagaatatttttctttatattaagccAAAAATCTTCCTATAGCTTCTACCCATAAATTCCAGTGCTTGTGGCAAGTCTACTAGTTCCAGGATTGAGGCATcaaggcagcacagtggatagtgctggactgggaatcaggaagacccaagttcaaatcctgcttcagacacttactaattgtgtaacactgggcaagtcactgaactgtcctcagcctcagtttccctgtctatgaggggttggacttgatggcctctaaggtccctttaaagctctaaatctgtgatcccatagCACCTTCACCAGGAGACCAAAATAGTTTTTAGGGATGACTAGGAGTCActacctcctctgtaaaaatgagacaatatttagttttatttttttgcaggggggaaggcagggcaattggggttaagcaacttgcccaaggtcacacagctagtaagtgtgtcaagtgtctgaagccagatttgaactcgggtcctcctgactccagggccggtgctctactcactgagccacctagctgtcccaaaatgGGATGATACTTGCACTAACCACTGTAGCTCATGAGGTTGTGAGGAGAGCATTTTATAAACTATAAGTTAATtcaaaacaaatacttattaaacacttTGGGTACTGACCAAATACAGTTTAGATAAGGGTTGGTCCCATCATCATGGAGGTTATAGTCCATTAGAGAGAGATAACAGCACATATCAGATAACTATAAGAGACATATTATACATACCAGAAACCTAAAGTGAGTGATTTATCTTGGGTCACATGGATCagtggggaggagagatataaaaAGTACAAGGCACAGTTGGGGTgggaggaatcagggaaggtttcattaGAAGAGTAACACTGGAACATGTTTAAATTCCATTTAGGTGGAATTTAAAGACCAGGAAGGGATTCAATAAGAGACATATAGGGATAGAACAGGCAGTGACATGGGGGGATTCAGAGGCTAGCTCTGCAGCTTCTGttgtagtttcttcatctgtaaaatgaggggctgaatGAGGACCATTCTAGCTCTAAGCCTATGATCAGAGGTGAGCTAAATTTGATTCTAAAATCATATTCTGGAAATGTCTACCCCATGGGTACCATGTCCAGGTCCTGAAGATACCTACTCTCTAATCACCATGAAGTAGGGATAAGCAGGTCTCCCTCTGCCTACATCTCAGGTGGAGAAGCCAGGGTCTTCAGTGGTAGTGATCTGCCTCAGGCCAGTAGCCAAGACAACTCCTTCCCAGTCTAGCATTGCCCCAGGATGCCAAGAGCCCCTCTGAATGCCAACCATGCTGTGCCATGCGTATACTTGCTGGTTCAGTCCTTTAGGCCAGTGTATTCTAACAGAAAGCAcactggatttgggatcagaagacctggaccAAATtttggctaggctaccttctctatctctgtgaccctgggcaatgaCAACTTCTATGGGCTTTATGAGCATTAGACTAGAAGATTCTGACAGCTCTAGAGCCACCATTCAAGGCCACCCTTCTTTCCCCTGTGAGTGCTCACCACTTTGGGCGTATGACTTTTTCTCATTCATCCCCTCAGAGAGGTCGCACATGTCACTGTAGGCCCGGGCCAGGCGCCACAGAAAGTCTTGTCGACTTCCATACTGTGGATGGAACAAAGGAGTTGAAAGCAGTTCTCACCCTCCATCTGGGGTATCAAGGATCCCCTGCTCTAGCCACTGTGAGACACTTATGCTGAGGTGAGCAAGGAGGCCACAGAGCTCCCAAGCCTGTATCACGACAACCCTTACCCAATGGGACAATCCTCAACAAGTGAATGGTGAAGATACTACTTAATGGGATGTATGTAGTACCCTAGGATGAGGTCACTTCCTCCCGATCGCTACGAATAAATGGAGGAAGCCTTTAGCTAAACATTTTATTAACACTCCCCAAAGTCAGATCTCAAACTGTCTATTCGACTCCCCGCTTCCCCAGCCCAAAGCAGAAGCTCCCTCTTTCCAAATTTGCAAGGCTGCATGCTGTCCAAAAACCTAGACAATATACATGGGGAGATGGGAAATGAGGGTGGGGAGCAGCCTACAGAGGTCCAGTCCTAAGTCAGGACAGGGAAACATAGATCACGTCAGGCATAACTTAAGAAGGGCTGCACCAGGTTGGAATTTTGTCCTGGTTTTCTTTTGAAGGGTTTTGGTCTCGTCACTCTTCTCTCAATACGTGGAAAGAATGACTCAGAATGCCCTTTCTAGCTCTTATTTCAGTGCTCCTTCAGGCTGAAGCTTGGGCTCCAGGTGAGCAAACAGGATGGAGCAGAAGAACTAAAGGCAAAAGAAGCAGGCCAAgttcttttataattttctccACCCACTGAATGGCAGAaacttttcacttatttttcctcttttctccattttcagtttttgggtttttttaatagaGTTGTTTCCTTAGGCAGCAAGTATTTGCCAGACTCAAAGATGTGAGAATCCTCTCTTCTTTCAGAAGACTAAGGAGAAAAGGGACAGGCCAGCTCTGGGAGAAGGGAACATCAGTCTCATGTGTGTCCCCACCTCCTCTACCCCCATCCCAAGGTCAAGCACAGAAAGAAGCTCAGCCTACTTGGAGGTGGGTTTTCTATTGTGCCTCACACGTGATGTGGGGGACACTGCTTCAAGAGCAGGCCTGGCAACACTTGCCACAAGCCACAGTCCCCTCGTGAACTAGTCGTGCCCGGATGCCCCTGCTCACTCTGGGACAGCAgcaagggtggggaggggagcattACCGCCAGCTTGTTGTTGAGGAGCCGCTGGAAACCCTCCTGTTTGCTTTGCTTGTCACCCTGATGCAGCTCGTCCGCCTGccgcagcagcaggagcagctcCTCTCCCCCTGCAGAGTCCACTGGCAACAGGACAGAATCCCCTTCGCTGGTCAGGTCCTGGGAGTCCCTTCGTCCTGTTTTCACCGTTTCACAGCTTActtcatcttcatcctcctcactttccttttctgtctcccaaTCATAGTCAGACTCTGCATTGGCTGTTGTATACCTTGGGCAGAAAGGACATTGGACAACATCCCTCAGACAGATGCCCTGGGTCCCACAGAAATGGTGGCCCACTGATTCTCCCCCAACCAAAAGGGGTAACCAATGCACCCATGTCTAAGACCACCCGAGATGGTCAATAAGCacttaagtgcccactgtgtgccaggcactgtgccaagcacagggGAAAAAGTCTGTTttctgaaggagcttacagtctcatgggagagacaacatgcaaacaatatatATACCAGATAAACTAGGGCtattttcagagggaaggcatgaagattaaggagggctgggaaaggcttcctgcaaaagGCAGcactttagctgagacctgaagaaagccaggaagcggggaggaggaggaagagagttctaggcatgggggacagacaatAAAAAGGCCAGTGTTGGGATACTGGAATGTCATGTGCATGcaacaaggaggccaatgtcattggaCTGCAGAATATTTGGAGAAGAATATGGcgtgagaagactgaaaaggcaggaaagggtcaggttaggaagggctttaaatcctGGAAGCCACTGCAGTTAATGGAACAGTGGGCTGACACGGTGAGAgccacactttaggaagatcagtctgacagctgagtggaagatggactggaggaggaaaagacttgaggcaaagcAGTAGCCCCGTCATGAGATGATGaaggtctgcaccagggtggtggcagcatcagaggagaggagCAGGAGCATTTGAGATGTAGAAATGACAGGTCTTGACACTCTCACACCTTATCCAGCAGATCGGAGGCAGATATGCCTCTAAAATTAACACCTTGGTAGAAAAGGGAACAGTTGAGTAAATGCCCAGGAGAAAATACACCAGTCCTCTCCCTGTGGAGGCAAGTAGctacataaatataatagaaaGCACTACATAAAGGCTACTAGCTATTACTCTGTGAAATCCCTCCCAGAAGCATAGTTTATTCACCTGTTTCCATAGTTGTCACCCCATAAGCTAAGTCCATTGAGCCCCGGATTCTAGTCACTAAGACAATATACTTTCTGCTTAGCTCAGGGATCCCAAATCTCAATGACAAGATGGCTCCACCCAGCTGATGCACATAAATTCATGTTTTCCCATGTGCTGGGGAATGGAGTCATAGCCATTAACAGAATCTCAACAACTTTGACCCAGGAGCTGACTTTTTCAAATTCAGGAAGTCACAAAATGCTACAACGTATTACGGCCCCTGCTTGCTTTGAAAACACAGGCTCCTGGGACACAGACTATCCAAGGAAAACAAGAATTCAGGAAAACAAGAGGTCAAGAGAGGCCTTAAGGTCCTAACAATGCCAGAGACCTAAGAATATTCAGTTCCTTTCAAGACTAGAATTGAGAACACAGACGAGCCTGGGTTTACATATGAGTAAAAGCAGTTCAAAAAATCTATAGCCCATTTCTTTCATCAGAAATACTAAGGTTTTGAAAAGAGATTTTTACAGAGTTTTGTTGGACAGCAAAGAGGTGATACCAATCTCCATAGGGAACCACAGACCATGAACAGTACTGGTGTTCTcggaacaacaacaaccactgtCATTGTCTCTTACTACTCCCTCAGCATCCTCTAAGTCCTTTACGATACCACTTAGCCCTTGATTGAATATTTAATAGGCCTTCCTTCACTCTGTCCTATCTCTGCCATCTCCTTCAGACTTCTGTGACTACCTGGGAAATAAAGGAACCTTCTTTGGGACAAAGCAGCTTAATCTGGAGTGTCTGGTCACATCAGAGGTGTGAAAATTAAAATTCTTTCTGGGCACAGTGCCCTGTCTCTACAATTTGCTTTCTTGATTATGAAAACTCCTAAAATTCATGTTCTGGAGgctgaagaacagaaaagagttcatttaacagataattactaagaatctactatgtgctggatgTTATGTAGCCCTGTGAATGATAGATGACTAAGACACGGTCTCCACCCTCAAGAAACTTTCAGTCTAATAGAGAAACATAAATatagaaataactaaacaaaccAGTATGTGGCTAGTGTCACAAGAACAGTTTAAAAGGTGGGAGAGCACTGTAGACTGGAATGATCTGGGAAGACTTTGTGGAAAGGGTGAAAACTTTGAGCTGAACCCTGAAGAGAGAGTACAATTTCAACAGACAGAAGGCGTTAAGCTGTTTGGCAGTGCCCATGAATGTGAATTTACTGTCCACCACCGGGAAGCCTACCTCTCTCATATCTTACTGTTCATTCCTGGAACCCATGAAAGAGTTCAGCATTTTGAAGGATTAGAACCAAGACAATCCAAATAAATCCTCTCAATTCCCTTACaggaaaaattatttgtaacatcTAAAGCACGATCTTTCCTTGGCTCTCATCATTCAGAGTCATTCATAAGTTTGTGGTCTGTCCAAAGAAAGAAATTGC from Trichosurus vulpecula isolate mTriVul1 chromosome 8, mTriVul1.pri, whole genome shotgun sequence harbors:
- the RMDN3 gene encoding regulator of microtubule dynamics protein 3; the encoded protein is MSRPGVLGGARSGLGLVLGAAAGLGLLCAFYIHRRKRTQSHGGNWNVSNPLGYTRTLEPHRPVMLLRSAPGEAGDAVSVPSIPREKQEEVLDRLDFVLSSLTELRQEVEELRNSLRGLAGEIVGEVKSQMEENQRVTRRRRYPFSRERRDSTGSSSIYFSANSGAPVTEGESEGGYTTANAESDYDWETEKESEEDEDEVSCETVKTGRRDSQDLTSEGDSVLLPVDSAGGEELLLLLRQADELHQGDKQSKQEGFQRLLNNKLAYGSRQDFLWRLARAYSDMCDLSEGMNEKKSYAQSGKEEAEAALEKGDESAESHQWYAVLCGQLAEHEGIQRRIQSGYIFKDHIDRAIALQPDNPKSHFLHGRWCYQVSHLTWLEKKTAGALFESPPSATVQDALQSFLKVEELSPGFSKAGRVYISKCYKELGNNSEAGHWMKLALDLPDVTNEDVICHKDLEELRVALEE